The genomic interval GGGCCGCCGGCTGCCGCCGGCCGGCATGCACAGCACCTCGCCGCCCTTGCCGTCGATCTCGTGCACGAAGTCGATGATGGCGGGCTCGTCGGCGGCCGCCGGCGACAGCACGACGGCGCCGGCGCCGTCGCCGAACAGGATGCACGTGGCCCGATCGGTGTAGTCGATGATGCTCGACATCACGTCGGCGCCGACGACGAGCGCGTGCTCGACGGCGCCGGTCGCGACCATCGTCCAGCCGACGCTCAGCGAGTACGTGAAGCCGGAGCAGGCGGCGCCGAGATCGAACCCCCAGGCGTGCGGCGCCGCGAGCTTCGCCTGCAGGAGGCACGCCGTGCTCGGGAACATCGTATCGGGCGTCGTCGTGCCGACGACGATGAAGCCGATGTCGGCGGGCGTGAGCCCGGCGTCGCGGATCGCCGCAACCGCCGCCGGCTCCGCGATCTCCGACGTGCCGACGCCAGGCTCGACGATGTGCCGCTCGCGGATTCCGGTGCGCTGGACGATCCACTCGTTCGTCGTCTCGACCATCTTCTCGAGGTCGTCGTTCGTCAGGACGCGCGGAGGGACGTAGGTACCCAGCCCCGAGATCTTCACGCGCCGCACGGTCTTCACCACAGCCGGTTGTCCTTCCCGGGCGCGATCAGCCCGAAGTACTCGTACGCGCGCGCGGTGGCGACCCGCCCGCGCGGCGTGCGATCCAGGAAGCCGATCTGGATCAGATACGGCTCGTAGATGTCCTCGATGGCGTCCTTCTCTTCGCCGATCGCCGCGGCGAGGCTGTTGAGGCCGACCGGCCCGCCCGAGAACTTGTCGATGATCGTGCGGAGCAGCCGCCGATCCGCCTCGTCGAACCCGTGCGCGTCGACCTCGAGCAGCCGCAGCGCGTCGAGACAGACGGCCGCGGTAATCCGCCCGTCGGCCCGCACTTCCGCGAAGTCGCGCACGCGGCGCAGCAAGCGGTTCGCGATGCGCGGCGTGCCGCGCGACCGGCGGGCGATCTCGGCGGCCGCCTCGGACGCGATCGCGACACCCAGGATCCGGGCCGACCGCGTGAGGATCGTCGTGACGTCCGACTCCTCGTAGAAATCGAGCCGATGCACGATGCCGAACCGCGCGCGCAACGGGGACGTGAGCAGGCCGGCGCGCGTCGTCGCGCCGACGAGCGTGAACGGCTGCAGCGGCACCTTGACCGAGCGGGCGCCAGGGCCCTGCCCGATCATGATGTCCAGCTCGAAGTCCTCCATCGCCGGATAGAGGATCTCCTCGATGGCCGCGCTCATCCGGTGCACTTCGTCGATGAAGAGCACGTCGCGCGCCTGCAGGTTCGTGAGAATCGCCGCGAGGTCGCCCGGCCGCTCGAGCACGGGCCCGGACGTCGATCGCACCGGCACGCCGAGCTCGTTGCCGATGACGTACGCGAGCGTGGTCTTGCCGAGACCGGGCGGGCCGTACAGCAGGACGTGATCGAGCGCTTCGTGACGCTGCTTCGCGGCGGCGATCGAGACCTGCAGGTTGGCGCGCACGCGTTCCTGCCCGATGTAGTCGTCGAGCGTCCGCGGACGGAGCCCGGTCTCGTACTGGGCGTCGTCGTCCACGCGGGATGCGGTCGTGAGCCGGGCGTCGGCCGTCATGATCAGCGCGCGAGCTCCCGCAGCGTCTCGCGCAGGAGCGGTTCGAACGCGCGCGCCTCGCTGCGGCCGATGACGGTGTCGACCGTCTTCTCGACCGCGTGGCGCTGGTAGCCGAGGTTGACGAGCGCCGAGAGGATGTCGTCCCTGACCTCGTCGCCGCCCGCCCGCCGTGGCGCGTCGGCCGCCTCGTCCACGGCGGCCGGCAGCCGATCCTTCAGCTCGAGCACGAGCCGCTCCGCCGTCTTGCGGCCGATCCCCGGCGTCCGCGTGAGACGCGCCACGTCGCCGTGGCGCACCGCGCGCACGAGCTCGGCAGGCTCGATCCCGGACAGCACGGCGAGCGCCAGCTTCGGCCCGACGCCGTTCACGCCGATCAGCCGCTCGAACAGCGTGCGTTCCAACGCCGTGTGGAAACCGTACAGTTGAATGGCCTCGTCGGTCACCCGCGTGTAGACGCCGAGCGCGACCCGCTCGCCGCGATCGCCGACGGCGTAGAACGTCGAGAGCGGCACGAGGACCTCGTAGCCCACGCCACCGACGTCCACCACCAGTCGAGGGACCTGTTTCTCGAGCAGCGTGCCGGACAGATGCGCGATCACGGCGCCTGTCGTCGGGCGCCGGCCGGCAACTGGGCGTGCCGCCAGCTCCGGAGATGGCGCGGCACGCGCGCCGGCGTGGCATGCGCCGAGCCGGCCGACTGCGCGTGGCAGAGCGCGACGGCGAGCGCATCGG from Acidobacteriota bacterium carries:
- the ruvA gene encoding Holliday junction branch migration protein RuvA translates to MIAHLSGTLLEKQVPRLVVDVGGVGYEVLVPLSTFYAVGDRGERVALGVYTRVTDEAIQLYGFHTALERTLFERLIGVNGVGPKLALAVLSGIEPAELVRAVRHGDVARLTRTPGIGRKTAERLVLELKDRLPAAVDEAADAPRRAGGDEVRDDILSALVNLGYQRHAVEKTVDTVIGRSEARAFEPLLRETLRELAR
- a CDS encoding ketoacyl-ACP synthase III — translated: MKTVRRVKISGLGTYVPPRVLTNDDLEKMVETTNEWIVQRTGIRERHIVEPGVGTSEIAEPAAVAAIRDAGLTPADIGFIVVGTTTPDTMFPSTACLLQAKLAAPHAWGFDLGAACSGFTYSLSVGWTMVATGAVEHALVVGADVMSSIIDYTDRATCILFGDGAGAVVLSPAAADEPAIIDFVHEIDGKGGEVLCMPAGGSRRPASHETVEQRLHYVKQDGQAVFRFAVKKSQEMALKMLERNNLTGADIDLYVSHQANRRIIEGTAERLGLPPEKIVINLDRFGNTTAATIPLALADARCQGRLKKGDLVLLGSVGAGFTAGSVLLRWSL
- the ruvB gene encoding Holliday junction branch migration DNA helicase RuvB, with protein sequence MTADARLTTASRVDDDAQYETGLRPRTLDDYIGQERVRANLQVSIAAAKQRHEALDHVLLYGPPGLGKTTLAYVIGNELGVPVRSTSGPVLERPGDLAAILTNLQARDVLFIDEVHRMSAAIEEILYPAMEDFELDIMIGQGPGARSVKVPLQPFTLVGATTRAGLLTSPLRARFGIVHRLDFYEESDVTTILTRSARILGVAIASEAAAEIARRSRGTPRIANRLLRRVRDFAEVRADGRITAAVCLDALRLLEVDAHGFDEADRRLLRTIIDKFSGGPVGLNSLAAAIGEEKDAIEDIYEPYLIQIGFLDRTPRGRVATARAYEYFGLIAPGKDNRLW